From Diospyros lotus cultivar Yz01 chromosome 4, ASM1463336v1, whole genome shotgun sequence, a single genomic window includes:
- the LOC127798663 gene encoding squamosa promoter-binding-like protein 14 — MDEVGPQIASPLFIHQTLPVRYCEGNPMAKKRGLPIQAPNFQQQSQFTSGFQIREGSWNPKDWGWDSARFVAKPSELDVLQVGSAGPLYSDQQKETVGAIGEVAMSQKKGHVNEDDENLWLRLGGGLNSLDEHMSRPSKRVRSGSPGGGNYPMCQVDNCWEDLSNAKDYHRRHKVCEVHSKASQASVGKQMQRFCQQCSRFHPLSEFDEGKRSCRRRLAGHNRRRRKTQTEDVSSHTVLPGNNVSAGNGDLDIVNLLTTLARIQGNKEVKCTDYSSVANKDQLIQILRKINSLPLPKGLEVKLPVPGNSIWALQEQVPSDNLNAMNRNLASPSTKDLLAVLSATLAASTPDALSVLSQRSNQEVEAKNTNPTCLNKALSLNMQKAESLKFPIVGGEKSSTSYQSPVEDSDCQIQETRSNLPLQLFNSSTEDDNSSKLACARKCFSSDSSNPIEEISPSSSPPVVQNLFPVPTARKPESGRVSTGLELKANVEGSTTQGCVTSIEVFGGSKRGFLNGPFRTFPYQEGSTSSSGSDHSPSSSNSDAPDRTGRMIFKLFGKDPSQLPGTLRSQIYNWLSCSPSEMESYIRPGCVVLTVYISMPSSSWEQLEENLRHCINSLVWDPVTDFWRNGRFLVYTDRQLALHKDGKIHLWKSWRAWHPPEIISVSPLAVVGGQATSLLLKGRNLNIPGTKIHCTQMGGYISTEVLGFSSEETLYDEISVVNFKIRGANPGTLGRCFIEVENGIKGTSFPVIIADATICQELRLLECEFDEDAEVHDTIPEEQVRNSEQPRSKEDVLHFLNELGWLFQRKRSAYVVEVPDYTLVRFRFLFIFSVERDCCALVRTLLDILLHKDLNGKQPLKESLDMLSEIYLLNRAVKRRCRNMVHLLINYSILGGKDSSNYIFPPNLVGPAGVTPLHLAASLSGSVDMVDALTSDPQEFGLHCWYSALDSNGLSPYAYATMRNNHSYNNLVAQKLADRKNAQVSVSIGNEIEKQWLRVSQEHQESSRQLKQGQSACSKCSVVAKRYSNRITGSRGLLHWPYMHSMLAVAAVCVCVCLFLRGQPDIGLVAPFKWENLSYGSI, encoded by the exons ATGGACGAGGTAGGCCCTCAAATAGCATCTCCATTATTCATTCACCAGACTCTGCCTGTTAGATACTGTGAGGGAAATCCCATGGCTAAGAAGCGTGGTCTACCAATTCAGGCTCCAAATTTTCAGCAGCAGTCACAGTTCACCTCAGGGTTTCAAATTCGTGAAGGCAGCTGGAATCCCAAGGATTGGGGTTGGGACAGTGCAAGATTTGTTGCTAAACCATCAGAGTTGGATGTATTACAAGTTGGTAGTGCAGGGCCACTCTACTCTGATCAACAGAAAGAAACAGTTGGTGCAATTGGTGAGGTTGCTATGTCACAGAAGAAAGGCCATGTcaatgaagatgatgaaaacCTTTGGTTGAGGCTAGGTGGTGGCTTGAATTCATTGGACGAGCACATGTCAAGGCCCAGTAAGAGAGTCCGATCTGGATCTCCGGGTGGTGGCAATTATCCAATGTGTCAAGTTGATAACTGCTGGGAGGATCTGTCGAATGCGAAAGACTATCACCGGAGGCACAAGGTATGTGAGGTTCACAGCAAGGCAAGCCAAGCCTCAGTGGGAAAACAGATGCAAAGGTTCTGTCAGCAGTGCAGCAG GTTTCATCCTCTTTCTGAATTTGATGAGGGAAAGCGAAGTTGTAGACGTCGACTTGCTGGACACAACCGACGGAGAAGGAAAACTCAGACAGAGGATGTTTCCTCTCATACCGTACTTCCTGGAAATAATGTTAGTGCTGGCAATGGAGATTTGGATATTGTTAATTTGCTGACAACTTTAGCTCGTATTCAAG GGAATAAAGAGGTCAAATGCACAGATTATTCTTCAGTAGCAAACAAGGACCAGCTCATTCAGATTCTTAGGAAGATAAATTCATTACCTTTGCCAAAGGGCCTGGAAGTTAAGTTGCCTGTGCCAGGAAATTCAATTTGGGCCCTTCAAGAACAAGTACCTTCTGACAACCTGAATGCAATGAATAGAAATTTGGCTTCTCCATCAACGAAGGACTTGCTTGCTGTTCTGTCAGCCACTCTGGCGGCATCTACTCCTGATGCCCTTTCAGTACTATCTCAAAGAAGCAACCAGGAAGTTGAAGCTAAGAACACCAACCCCACCTGTCTGAACAAAGCATTAAGTCTTAATATGCAAAAGGCAGAATCTCTCAAGTTTCCTATAGTTGGGGGAGAAAAAAGTAGTACTAGTTACCAGTCCCCTGTTGAAGATTCAGATTGCCAAATTCAAGAAACTAGATCAAATTTACCTTTACAGCTATTTAATTCTTCAACTGAAGATGATAACTCATCAAAACTAGCATGTGCAAGAAAATGCTTCTCTTCCGACAGCAGTAATCCCATTGAAGAGATATCACCTTCATCTTCTCCACCTGTTGTGCAAAATCTGTTCCCAGTGCCAACTGCAAGAAAGCCCGAGTCAGGGAGGGTATCAACTGGTCTAGAACTCAAGGCAAATGTGGAAGGCAGTACAACTCAGGGCTGTGTAACATCAATTGAGGTTTTTGGAGGGTCAAAAAGAGGTTTCCTTAATGGTCCATTCCGAACTTTTCCATACCAAGAAGGGTCAACATCCTCATCTGGATCTGATCACTCACCTTCTAGTTCGAATTCTGATGCTCCG GATCGCACTGGAAGAATGATATTCAAACTGTTTGGGAAGGATCCCAGTCAATTACCAGGAACATTGCGGTCACAG ATCTACAATTGGCTTTCTTGCAGTCCATCTGAAATGGAGAGTTATATTAGGCCTGGATGCGTAGTTTTAACTGTTTACATATCAATGCCATCTTCTTCTTGGGAGCAA CTTGAAGAAAACCTTCGCCATTGTATCAATTCTTTGGTTTGGGATCCTGTTACTGACTTTTGGAGAAATGGAAGGTTTTTGGTTTATACAGACAGGCAGCTAGCATTGCATAAAGATG GAAAGATTCACCTCTGGAAATCCTGGAGAGCATGGCATCCTCCAGAGATAATATCAGTATCTCCTTTGGCAGTAGTAGGTGGACAAGCGACTTCTCTTTTGTTGAAGGGGCGGAATTTGAACATTCCGGGCACCAA GATTCACTGCACACAAATGGGTGGTTATATATCAACGGAAGTTTTAGGCTTCTCCAGTGAGGAAACTTTATATGATGAGATAAGCGTGGTCAATTTTAAAATTCGCGGGGCAAATCCTGGTACCCTAGGTCGCTGTTTCATTGAG GTTGAGAATGGTATCAAAGGCACCAGTTTTCCTGTAATAATAGCTGATGCCACCATCTGTCAAGAATTGAGACTACTTGAGTGTGAATTTGATGAAGATGCTGAAGTACATGATACTATTCCAGAGGAACAGGTCCGCAATTCTGAACAACCTAGGTCAAAGGAAGATGTCCTGCACTTTCTAAATGAGCTTGGGTGGCTATTTCAAAGGAAGAGAAGCGCTTATGTTGTCGAGGTTCCTGATTATACACTTGTTCGGTTCAGATTTCTATTCATATTCTCGGTTGAAAGAGACTGCTGTGCTTTGGTCAGAACGCTCCTAGACATTTTGCTACACAAAGATTTAAATGGAAAGCAGCCATTGAAAGAGTCTTTGGATATGCTGTCAGAGATTTACCTTTTGAACAGGGCAGTGAAAAGGAGGTGCAGAAACATGGTTCACCTGCTCATTAATTATTCTATACTTGGTGGAAAGGATAGTTCAAACTACATCTTCCCACCCAATCTTGTTGGACCCGCTGGTGTTACACCTCTGCACCTAGCTGCTTCTTTATCTGGTTCAGTTGATATGGTTGATGCTCTGACAAGTGACCCGCAGGAG TTTGGGCTGCATTGCTGGTACTCTGCCCTGGATTCAAATGGGCTGTCTCCATATGCATATGCCACAATGAGGAACAATCACTCATATAACAATCTGGTGGCTCAGAAGCTTGCTGACAGGAAAAATGCTCAAGTTTCTGTATCAATTGGGAATGAGATAGAGAAACAATGGTTGAGGGTGAGTCAGGAGCACCAGGAAAGTTCCCGCCAGCTCAAGCAAGGGCAAAGTGCTTGTTCAAAGTGTTCTGTTGTGGCCAAAAGATACAGCAATAGGATAACTGGTTCAAGAGGCTTGCTTCACTGGCCATACATGCATTCGATGCTTGCCGTAGCTGCTGTCTGCGTATGTGTCTGCCTATTTTTACGAGGCCAGCCTGACATTGGTTTAGTCGCACCCTTCAAGTGGGAGAATTTGAGTTACGGCTCAATTTAA